A single Desulfobaculum bizertense DSM 18034 DNA region contains:
- a CDS encoding sigma-54-dependent transcriptional regulator, translated as MYSSSVTTSQENILLIEDDAAFRGMLIEALEAKSYKVTGVVSAEEGLAKLKTQRFALILTDVKLPGLSGVDVLPQLLKLGQGTDVIVMTAFSSKETALRAVQLGAYDFFSKPFSLKELGIVVHRAMEKRRLQQEVLSLRHSLRSTGPISKIIGHSAPITEVISRIEKIAPLDTTALITGESGTGKELISDTIRELSSRQNGPFIKVNCAAIPEHLFENELFGHEKGAFTGATSSQPGKFELARGGTILLDEIGDMPLSIQPKLLRAVEQKQIERLGGSRPIDVDVRIIAATNQHLEERIKEKVFREDLYYRLKVASIHLPPLRNRSEDIPLLVESFLQRIHHELGIYIRKVTPEAMSFMCTYTWPGNVRQLANILEGAAISAPSETLTADDIRKALGHKTPSTKSTGDTLNLKKAVNTFERQLILKALSRTQGNQTEAAGLLGLTPKNLWAKLKKHNLDSKTFKRRTI; from the coding sequence ATGTACAGTTCGAGCGTGACTACCTCTCAAGAAAATATTCTCCTTATTGAAGATGATGCAGCTTTTCGAGGCATGCTCATCGAAGCTCTCGAAGCCAAATCCTACAAGGTCACGGGCGTTGTTTCCGCAGAAGAAGGCCTTGCAAAACTCAAAACCCAGCGTTTTGCACTCATCCTGACAGACGTAAAACTCCCAGGACTCTCCGGGGTCGACGTCCTGCCTCAGCTTCTGAAGCTTGGGCAGGGAACGGATGTTATTGTCATGACTGCCTTTTCTTCCAAAGAAACAGCCCTGCGCGCTGTACAGCTCGGCGCATACGACTTTTTCTCAAAGCCATTCAGCCTCAAAGAGCTGGGCATTGTCGTTCACCGCGCAATGGAAAAGCGCCGCCTCCAGCAGGAAGTGCTTTCACTCCGGCATTCGCTTCGCAGCACGGGTCCCATATCCAAAATCATTGGACACAGCGCCCCAATTACCGAAGTTATTTCCCGAATTGAAAAAATTGCACCACTGGACACCACAGCTCTCATCACCGGCGAATCTGGAACAGGTAAAGAGCTTATTTCAGACACCATCCGCGAGCTGTCCTCCCGGCAGAATGGCCCTTTTATTAAGGTCAACTGTGCCGCTATTCCAGAGCATCTTTTTGAAAACGAACTCTTTGGACACGAAAAAGGCGCATTTACTGGAGCGACCAGCTCCCAGCCCGGCAAGTTTGAGCTGGCGCGGGGCGGAACAATCCTCCTTGACGAAATTGGTGACATGCCGCTGTCTATCCAGCCGAAGCTCCTGCGCGCTGTTGAACAAAAACAGATTGAACGCCTTGGCGGTTCCCGTCCCATTGATGTTGATGTTCGCATTATTGCAGCGACGAACCAGCACCTTGAAGAACGCATTAAGGAAAAAGTTTTTCGAGAGGATCTCTATTACCGGCTCAAGGTCGCGTCCATTCACCTGCCCCCTTTGCGAAACCGCTCCGAAGACATCCCGCTTCTTGTCGAAAGCTTTCTCCAGCGGATTCACCACGAGCTTGGCATATACATTCGCAAAGTCACCCCAGAAGCCATGAGTTTCATGTGTACCTACACATGGCCGGGCAACGTCCGTCAGCTCGCAAACATTCTGGAAGGCGCCGCGATTTCAGCCCCCAGCGAAACCTTGACCGCAGACGATATCCGTAAAGCCCTTGGGCACAAAACTCCTTCCACAAAAAGCACCGGGGATACGCTCAACCTCAAAAAGGCAGTGAACACCTTTGAACGCCAGCTCATCCTCAAAGCCCTAAGCCGAACCCAGGGGAACCAGACCGAAGCGGCTGGACTTTTGGGACTGACGCCCAAAAACCTCTGGGCCAAGCTCAAAAAGCACAATCTTGACTCCAAGACCTTTAAGCGCAGAACCATCTAA
- the icd gene encoding NADP-dependent isocitrate dehydrogenase — MDTQVFFIEGDGIGPEVWAAARPVLDAAVAASYGETRRLNWVELLAGEKAFAETGEYLPQETLETLRGARLAMKGPLTTPVGKGFRSLNVTMRRTLDLYACIRPVRYIEGVESPLKHPEKVDMVVFRENTEDVYAGIEFASGSDEARRLIAFLHDELGADVDSASGVGIKPISKFRSQRLVRQAIDFALATKRESVTLVHKGNIMKYTEGAFRGWGYELAEAEYSGRVRLADQPAEQGPVLMKDCIADAMFQNALLYPEMYDVLATTNLNGDYLSDALAAQVGGLGLAPGVNMGDTLALFEPTHGTAPAIAGKDIANPGSLILSGAMMLEHAGMPEAARCVRQAMNSVIIGKQVTVDLASQIPGARTLGCAAFAELLLKAVQGMGRLGASPQTPA; from the coding sequence ATGGATACACAAGTTTTCTTTATCGAAGGAGATGGTATCGGTCCCGAGGTCTGGGCAGCAGCCCGCCCCGTGCTTGATGCCGCTGTTGCCGCGTCTTATGGTGAAACTCGCCGCCTGAACTGGGTGGAACTCCTCGCAGGTGAAAAAGCTTTTGCCGAAACAGGGGAGTATCTGCCGCAGGAAACGCTGGAAACATTGCGTGGTGCGCGCCTCGCCATGAAAGGCCCGCTGACAACCCCTGTGGGCAAAGGTTTTCGCAGCCTTAATGTGACCATGCGCCGCACGCTTGATCTCTATGCATGTATTCGTCCTGTTCGCTACATCGAAGGTGTTGAATCTCCCCTCAAGCATCCTGAGAAAGTCGACATGGTGGTCTTTCGGGAAAATACCGAAGACGTGTATGCCGGTATTGAGTTCGCCTCAGGTTCAGATGAAGCCCGCCGTCTCATTGCATTTTTGCATGATGAGCTTGGTGCTGATGTCGATTCCGCCTCTGGTGTTGGCATTAAGCCTATTTCCAAGTTTCGTTCGCAGCGCCTTGTGCGGCAGGCCATTGACTTTGCCCTTGCGACCAAGCGCGAAAGCGTCACCCTGGTGCACAAAGGCAACATTATGAAATACACGGAAGGTGCGTTTCGTGGCTGGGGCTACGAGCTTGCCGAAGCTGAGTATTCTGGCCGTGTGCGTCTGGCAGATCAGCCCGCAGAGCAGGGACCTGTCCTCATGAAGGACTGCATTGCTGACGCAATGTTCCAGAATGCCCTCCTTTATCCCGAAATGTATGACGTCCTCGCGACCACCAACCTTAACGGTGATTATCTTTCGGACGCCCTTGCCGCGCAGGTCGGTGGACTCGGACTCGCTCCCGGTGTGAACATGGGCGACACCCTCGCGCTTTTTGAGCCAACGCATGGCACTGCGCCCGCTATTGCAGGCAAGGATATTGCCAACCCCGGGAGTCTTATCCTCTCCGGTGCGATGATGCTTGAGCATGCAGGGATGCCAGAAGCCGCGCGTTGCGTTCGGCAGGCTATGAACTCTGTCATTATCGGCAAGCAGGTGACTGTCGACCTTGCGTCGCAGATCCCCGGTGCTCGCACTCTTGGGTGTGCTGCTTTTGCTGAGTTGTTGCTCAAGGCTGTGCAGGGCATGGGAAGATTGGGGGCCAGCCCCCAAACCCCCGCGT
- a CDS encoding efflux RND transporter periplasmic adaptor subunit — MKAHKKYFGVVLCVLAACAVLAGCSEDAPKRKAVIRPVVAIRVPDPEASRTRAFPGTARAAIESRLSFRVGGEIIKLPAKVGMKVRPGDLVARLDPTDYRLKLGRAEAATAEAAAALAQARSDWERTRALYEVGNASRRDLDRARAQFDASAAQYRSIKNMRNLASQQLKYTELRAPVAGALAEVPVEVHQTVGAGQPIATLTAGSRLQMQTGVPDTLIAKVKTGQPVKVRFDALPAELFAGEVIEVGVETGTVSTFPVKVALKEQDGRIRAGMSGDVMFSFAAQGDPVLVPAAASFSGADHVLRMWVVNEADKTVSSRKVRLGRLSAQGVEVLEGLHPGDILVIRGVHSIQEGQKVNIELRSAEVRP, encoded by the coding sequence ATGAAAGCTCACAAGAAATACTTTGGAGTGGTGCTTTGTGTACTGGCAGCATGTGCAGTGCTTGCCGGGTGCTCCGAGGATGCTCCCAAGCGAAAGGCAGTGATTCGTCCTGTTGTTGCGATTCGGGTTCCAGACCCGGAAGCATCACGGACGCGTGCATTTCCCGGTACTGCTCGAGCGGCAATAGAAAGTCGCCTAAGCTTTCGGGTTGGTGGCGAAATTATCAAACTCCCGGCCAAGGTGGGCATGAAAGTTCGCCCCGGTGATCTTGTGGCTCGCCTTGACCCGACAGACTATCGCCTCAAGCTGGGGCGGGCCGAAGCCGCTACGGCCGAAGCCGCCGCTGCCTTGGCGCAGGCCCGGTCTGACTGGGAACGGACTCGTGCCCTCTATGAAGTTGGGAACGCATCCCGGCGCGACTTAGACCGGGCACGGGCGCAGTTTGACGCGTCGGCGGCGCAATATCGGTCGATCAAGAATATGCGGAATCTGGCAAGCCAGCAGCTCAAGTACACAGAGTTACGTGCTCCTGTGGCTGGCGCTCTTGCGGAGGTGCCTGTCGAAGTGCACCAGACCGTGGGCGCAGGGCAGCCAATAGCAACGCTGACTGCGGGGTCCCGGCTGCAAATGCAGACTGGTGTGCCAGATACACTTATCGCCAAGGTGAAAACTGGTCAGCCTGTCAAGGTTCGTTTTGATGCGCTTCCGGCAGAACTCTTTGCCGGAGAAGTGATCGAAGTAGGTGTAGAAACAGGGACGGTCTCGACTTTTCCGGTCAAGGTTGCTCTCAAGGAACAGGACGGGCGCATTCGGGCCGGTATGTCTGGTGATGTGATGTTTTCATTTGCGGCACAGGGGGACCCTGTGCTTGTTCCGGCTGCGGCGAGTTTTAGCGGAGCAGATCACGTCCTCCGGATGTGGGTTGTAAATGAGGCAGACAAGACCGTCTCAAGCCGAAAGGTTCGGCTGGGTCGGCTCAGTGCTCAGGGCGTCGAGGTGCTGGAAGGTCTTCACCCCGGAGACATACTTGTGATTCGTGGCGTCCACAGTATTCAGGAAGGACAGAAGGTGAATATTGAGCTTCGCAGTGCGGAGGTACGGCCGTGA
- a CDS encoding TolC family protein — translation MQSRKRSRSKRLFVMLVLPVLISVCLACVTQKSAFAARTVVVGVLTDGPSPFAERFLQSIQQETRALGEDAFRIQWKLAPAFDAGWDASRTRKTLRAALRDPQVDIVMTLGALQAQSAATAAFPFSKPVLTGPLFDEQVLKKLPYKNDRSLKANFCPVVVENRVRRDITAFKDLVPFSRLHVLIQKEFVGSFVGLDRLVQDYCALFGIGIEFIPVGQNLDDVMPRLSSDVEAVYVTPLMRVPENALHILVEQLKARAIPSWSFLGKEEVEAGILAGRTSYWGAHLSRRMALNIHDIAAGRSARSLPVLLSEEDQLFLNMNTARDIGFSPKYAALLTANLVGQADDDLLGTPLDLAEAMRIAGQQNVSLREDRAKYEEVQEDRRLARSQLLPQLGASARYIQIDQDISRASQGLIPWDRTGAGLAVSQMIFDDAVVSRFRAARRNEHAEKAFQASKRLDVVQQAGVRYLQLLSAQALLSIERDNYQLIVRNLDMARVRRETGVSGPEEVYRWEAALAESRARVIQRRADIQAAQYALNQALNQPLTTQWQLKDMSADQARRAFFDVKAETIGSSLSQLARLSDRAASLSAERPSLKGLELLVEAQDIVASQKARQRFVPSLKAGAMYTHEIDKHQVDGALRRNDPDDLEDVWAFGVTAELPLFAGGALSHEQDRANAVLRQVKARRERLVQLAAQQVRTVISRMSQSYPNIELSALAADRARKNLGVVRDKYARGAVSILELLDAQNQSLVQKQAAAIAVYEYVRDVLDFQRALGWFEIDATPQQKQEFLSRLGAVKKE, via the coding sequence ATGCAGAGTCGAAAAAGATCGAGGAGCAAAAGACTGTTCGTCATGCTTGTGCTCCCTGTGTTGATAAGTGTTTGTCTCGCCTGTGTGACCCAAAAATCTGCTTTCGCAGCCCGAACAGTTGTTGTCGGGGTACTTACTGATGGTCCGTCACCCTTTGCTGAACGTTTCTTGCAGAGCATTCAGCAGGAAACCCGTGCGCTCGGTGAAGATGCGTTTCGCATTCAGTGGAAGCTCGCTCCGGCATTTGATGCCGGATGGGATGCCTCCAGAACTCGAAAGACACTCCGCGCTGCACTCCGAGATCCGCAGGTCGATATTGTCATGACGCTGGGGGCGTTGCAGGCACAGTCAGCGGCAACCGCGGCATTTCCCTTTTCCAAGCCCGTGCTCACGGGACCTCTTTTTGACGAGCAAGTCCTGAAAAAACTCCCCTATAAAAACGATAGATCACTCAAAGCAAATTTTTGTCCTGTCGTTGTTGAAAACCGTGTGCGGCGAGACATTACGGCGTTCAAGGATCTCGTGCCGTTTTCTCGGCTCCATGTGTTGATTCAAAAAGAATTTGTGGGGAGTTTTGTCGGGCTGGATCGCCTTGTTCAGGACTATTGCGCGCTTTTTGGAATTGGCATTGAGTTCATCCCGGTGGGGCAGAATCTTGATGATGTCATGCCCCGGCTGAGTTCTGATGTGGAAGCCGTGTATGTCACTCCCCTTATGCGCGTGCCAGAAAATGCGCTACATATTCTTGTGGAGCAGCTCAAGGCCCGTGCGATTCCTTCGTGGTCTTTTCTGGGGAAGGAAGAAGTCGAGGCGGGCATTTTGGCAGGCCGAACCAGCTACTGGGGGGCACACCTGAGCCGACGGATGGCCCTCAATATCCACGACATAGCAGCGGGGCGTTCTGCCCGGTCCCTTCCTGTGCTGCTTTCTGAAGAAGACCAGCTTTTTTTGAATATGAATACTGCTCGCGATATTGGCTTTTCACCAAAATACGCCGCGCTTCTTACGGCAAACCTTGTGGGACAGGCGGACGATGATCTGCTTGGCACGCCTTTGGACCTTGCTGAGGCCATGCGCATCGCCGGACAGCAGAATGTGTCGTTGCGGGAAGACCGGGCCAAATATGAGGAAGTGCAGGAAGATAGACGTCTGGCTCGCAGTCAGCTTTTGCCCCAGCTTGGGGCCTCGGCGCGGTACATTCAGATAGATCAGGATATATCACGGGCAAGTCAGGGGCTTATTCCGTGGGACAGAACAGGTGCTGGCCTTGCTGTGTCTCAAATGATTTTTGATGACGCTGTGGTGAGCCGTTTTCGTGCTGCACGTCGGAACGAGCATGCAGAAAAGGCATTTCAGGCTTCGAAGCGCCTTGATGTGGTGCAGCAGGCTGGGGTTCGCTATCTCCAGCTTCTTTCGGCGCAGGCGCTTTTGTCCATTGAGCGCGATAACTATCAGCTGATTGTGCGCAATCTGGATATGGCCCGCGTGCGACGAGAGACTGGTGTTTCTGGCCCGGAAGAAGTGTATCGCTGGGAGGCTGCGCTTGCGGAGAGCAGGGCGCGGGTTATTCAGCGGCGGGCAGATATTCAGGCCGCACAGTATGCCTTGAATCAGGCTCTGAACCAGCCGCTTACGACGCAGTGGCAGCTGAAGGATATGAGTGCGGATCAGGCTCGGCGGGCTTTTTTTGATGTAAAGGCTGAAACAATTGGCAGTTCGTTATCACAGCTTGCCCGGCTTTCGGACCGGGCTGCAAGTCTGTCTGCGGAGCGGCCTTCCCTTAAAGGTCTCGAACTTTTGGTTGAGGCGCAGGATATTGTTGCCTCGCAGAAGGCCCGGCAACGCTTTGTCCCGTCGCTCAAGGCCGGGGCAATGTATACACACGAAATTGATAAACATCAGGTTGATGGTGCTTTGCGGCGTAATGATCCAGATGATCTTGAGGATGTCTGGGCCTTTGGCGTTACAGCAGAGCTGCCACTCTTTGCGGGTGGGGCGCTGAGCCATGAACAGGACAGGGCCAATGCTGTTTTGCGGCAGGTCAAGGCGCGGCGAGAACGCCTTGTCCAGCTTGCGGCGCAGCAGGTGCGAACCGTGATAAGTCGCATGAGTCAGTCATATCCCAATATTGAGCTGTCTGCCCTTGCTGCGGACCGTGCCCGAAAGAATCTTGGGGTGGTGCGCGACAAGTATGCGCGTGGAGCTGTAAGCATTCTGGAGCTTCTGGATGCGCAGAACCAGTCGCTTGTCCAAAAGCAGGCTGCGGCCATTGCTGTCTATGAGTATGTGCGGGACGTTTTGGATTTCCAGCGTGCTCTTGGCTGGTTTGAGATTGATGCCACCCCGCAGCAAAAACAGGAATTTTTGTCACGGCTGGGAGCTGTGAAGAAGGAGTAA
- a CDS encoding efflux RND transporter permease subunit: MNLAKWCLKNSRTALVLFVLLAASGMWSLVNMSKQEDPKFTIRVALVVTAFPGASPQRVEELVTHTLEEKVRDMPQVHRLKSQSLEGLSILEVEFYDGIRDMEPVWRTLRNKIDDAQPSLPEGAMPSMVNDEYGDVFGLCVALTGDGYTYRELKDVADSTRDELLKIDMVGKVELWGVQDERIYVDFSNARLAALGISPFQLAQVIDAQNTIKPSGHARLGPERIVIEPTGEFLSVEDIRQLSVRLPGQKTGVALSDIATVTRGFVDPPSRMVRYNSKPSILLAISMAEGGNVLELGRQVCAELDTLQQRVPLGLTYTMALYEPSYVKNALGDFGINLLESFVFVVVVMLAFAGLRTGLVAGALVPMAMLGCLAVMPFFGVGLQRMSIASLIISLGILVDNGVVVSENILVRLAAGEEREKAVLAAVHELWMPLLAASLTTIFAFLPIPFAPSKVGEYTFALFVVVSCTLLASWLLSLSFIPMLSMKVLQPRHTVQHFDNRWYRAYRRALSWVLKHRAVFLSGVIVACAVSVLGFQLIPKIFFPPNERDQFIVNFWQPYGSDIRTTAERAGRLEAFLEQDERVRNVLTFVGASGPRWYLPLHLETGAPNFASLVVQIKDPKDVPQLIPEVQEVLDSKFPDCRHSVKRLMFGPPFGAPIEVRISGPDIATLYQLRDKVQGELRQCDGVVSIWDDWGEWTKKLVVDVNQEKARQAGLSSADVALSLQTHMSGMPVSTYREGDEAIPILLRSEERIRENLGRLEGLNIYSYATGASVPLMQLARPHLVWQPPNIRHRDGVRTITVQADIEGGYASQVLAELQPRLRNLQLSDAWPGGYSLGYGGEEEVSSESSASIFENLPLAMGLLVLVLVGQFNSIRRPLIIVLTLPPMMVGITWGMLVTRSPYGFMAMLGMISLLGIIVNNAIILIDQIERFRADGVVGQDAVVLGALKRVRPILMTTTTTIIGMIPLSLQGGELWRPMANCIISGLAFATILTLLLCPVLYSLFFKLSFEGWTWSPNILSQVQEKKIDTK, encoded by the coding sequence GTGAATCTGGCAAAGTGGTGCCTCAAAAATTCTCGAACCGCACTTGTGCTGTTTGTCTTGCTCGCGGCCTCAGGGATGTGGTCGCTGGTGAATATGTCCAAGCAGGAAGACCCGAAGTTTACAATCCGGGTTGCTCTGGTGGTGACGGCATTTCCGGGGGCTTCTCCGCAGCGGGTGGAGGAGCTGGTAACGCACACCCTTGAGGAAAAGGTGCGGGACATGCCGCAGGTGCACCGGCTCAAATCCCAGTCGCTTGAAGGTCTGTCGATTCTCGAAGTGGAGTTTTATGATGGCATACGGGACATGGAACCCGTATGGCGAACGCTCCGGAACAAGATTGACGATGCTCAGCCCTCATTGCCAGAGGGGGCCATGCCTTCAATGGTCAATGATGAATATGGTGATGTCTTTGGACTTTGTGTTGCCCTGACGGGTGATGGATACACGTATCGGGAACTCAAGGACGTGGCAGACAGCACCCGCGATGAGCTTCTCAAAATAGACATGGTGGGGAAGGTTGAGCTGTGGGGCGTTCAGGATGAGCGTATCTATGTCGATTTTTCTAACGCCCGTTTGGCAGCTTTGGGGATTTCTCCCTTTCAGCTGGCGCAGGTTATAGATGCCCAGAATACAATCAAACCCAGTGGTCACGCCCGGCTTGGGCCGGAGCGAATTGTCATTGAGCCAACTGGTGAGTTTTTGTCTGTTGAGGATATTCGGCAGCTGAGTGTTCGCCTTCCGGGACAAAAAACCGGTGTCGCGCTGTCTGACATTGCGACGGTAACGCGTGGCTTTGTGGATCCGCCCTCCCGAATGGTGCGCTATAATAGCAAGCCCAGCATTCTGCTCGCCATATCAATGGCAGAAGGCGGCAATGTTCTGGAGCTGGGGCGGCAGGTCTGTGCTGAGCTGGATACCTTGCAGCAGCGCGTGCCTCTTGGCCTAACGTATACAATGGCGCTGTATGAACCAAGCTACGTCAAGAATGCACTGGGTGATTTTGGAATCAATCTGCTGGAGTCTTTTGTCTTTGTCGTGGTTGTGATGCTGGCTTTTGCGGGCTTGCGCACAGGGCTTGTGGCTGGAGCGCTGGTTCCAATGGCGATGCTTGGCTGTCTTGCTGTGATGCCGTTTTTTGGGGTTGGACTGCAACGTATGTCTATTGCCTCGCTGATTATCTCACTTGGTATTCTGGTGGATAACGGCGTTGTGGTGAGTGAAAATATTCTGGTTCGGCTCGCAGCAGGAGAGGAGCGCGAAAAGGCCGTACTCGCTGCGGTCCACGAACTGTGGATGCCGCTTTTGGCTGCGTCGCTTACAACGATTTTTGCCTTTCTCCCAATCCCTTTTGCTCCATCGAAAGTTGGCGAATACACCTTTGCGCTTTTTGTGGTTGTGAGCTGCACGCTTTTGGCGTCGTGGCTTTTGTCTCTGAGCTTTATTCCGATGCTGTCAATGAAGGTGCTCCAGCCCCGGCATACGGTGCAGCATTTTGATAACCGCTGGTACAGGGCATACCGCCGTGCGCTGAGCTGGGTGCTCAAGCACCGGGCGGTGTTTTTGTCTGGTGTTATTGTGGCCTGTGCTGTGAGTGTGCTTGGTTTTCAGCTTATTCCGAAGATATTCTTTCCGCCTAACGAGCGCGACCAGTTTATCGTGAATTTCTGGCAGCCATATGGTTCGGACATTCGGACAACCGCAGAGCGGGCAGGGCGGCTTGAGGCGTTTCTGGAGCAGGACGAGCGGGTACGCAATGTCCTGACTTTTGTTGGCGCAAGTGGTCCCCGCTGGTATTTGCCTCTGCATCTTGAGACTGGCGCGCCGAATTTTGCGTCGCTTGTTGTGCAGATCAAGGACCCCAAGGATGTCCCTCAGCTGATACCTGAGGTGCAGGAGGTTCTTGATTCGAAGTTCCCAGATTGTCGCCACTCGGTAAAGCGTCTTATGTTTGGGCCGCCTTTTGGCGCACCTATTGAAGTTCGTATTTCTGGACCGGACATTGCGACGCTGTATCAGTTACGGGACAAGGTGCAGGGGGAACTGCGGCAATGTGATGGCGTTGTTTCGATTTGGGATGACTGGGGCGAATGGACAAAGAAGCTTGTCGTGGATGTGAATCAGGAAAAGGCCCGGCAGGCAGGGCTTTCTAGCGCCGACGTTGCGCTTTCGCTGCAAACGCACATGTCCGGTATGCCTGTGTCGACGTATCGCGAAGGTGATGAAGCAATTCCGATTCTGTTGCGCTCCGAGGAACGAATTCGTGAGAATTTGGGGCGTCTGGAAGGTTTAAATATTTATTCCTACGCCACGGGCGCGTCAGTGCCGCTGATGCAGCTCGCGCGTCCGCATCTGGTTTGGCAGCCACCGAACATTCGGCATCGTGACGGTGTCCGAACGATAACTGTGCAGGCCGACATTGAAGGGGGTTATGCGTCGCAGGTTTTGGCGGAACTTCAGCCTCGGTTGCGAAATTTACAGCTTTCTGACGCATGGCCGGGCGGCTATTCGCTGGGCTATGGCGGTGAGGAAGAGGTGAGTAGCGAGTCCTCGGCATCCATCTTTGAGAATCTCCCGCTCGCTATGGGGCTTCTGGTTCTTGTGCTTGTGGGGCAGTTCAACTCAATTCGCCGGCCGCTCATTATTGTGCTGACACTTCCGCCCATGATGGTGGGCATTACCTGGGGAATGCTGGTCACCCGCTCTCCATACGGGTTTATGGCAATGCTGGGAATGATTAGTCTTCTCGGCATTATAGTGAACAATGCCATTATTCTCATAGATCAGATCGAGCGTTTTCGTGCAGATGGTGTAGTGGGGCAGGATGCTGTTGTGTTGGGTGCACTCAAAAGGGTACGACCAATATTAATGACAACGACAACAACAATAATTGGCATGATACCACTTTCTTTGCAGGGTGGTGAGTTGTGGCGCCCTATGGCAAACTGCATTATCTCAGGACTTGCCTTTGCAACTATTTTGACCCTTCTCTTATGTCCGGTGCTCTATTCACTCTTCTTTAAGCTCTCTTTTGAAGGATGGACGTGGTCACCGAATATTTTATCTCAGGTGCAGGAAAAAAAGATCGATACGAAATAG